In Ruminococcaceae bacterium R-25, one genomic interval encodes:
- a CDS encoding glutaminyl-tRNA synthetase — translation MAESKNFIEQIIDEELKEGGRVYGKKIHTRFPPEPNGYLHIGHAKALEIDFGTAEAYNGLCNLRMDDTNPTKEDEEYVEAIKEDIHWLGHDWDDRFFYASEYFEKMYGFAIELIEKGLAYVCELTPDQMRDMRGDTKTPAVSPYRDRPIEESLDLFKRMRAGEFEDGKMTLRAKIDLASGNFNMRDPVIYRINHLPHHRTGTEWCIYPMYDFAHPIEDALEGITHSLCSLEFEAHRPLYNWVVNNISVECKPRQIEFARLGITHTVLSKRKLRAMIEAGIVSGWDDPRMPTLCGLRRRGYTPASIHNFSARNGVAKVNSVVDFAFLEYCLREDLNDHAQRAMAVLKPVKLIIDNYPEGQTEEFDVENNPKDENAGTRKVSFSRELWIEEEDFMEVPAPKYFRLFPGNEVRLKSAYVVKCVSCDHDAEGNVTAVHCTYDPDSRGGNTLDGRKIKSTIHWVDAKTAVDGEIRLYDRLFTTEQPDLADCNYLDFINPDSLEIIKGAKLEAFLKDTKPADRFQFLRTGYFCADSKDSTPDHLVFNRAVSLKDSYKPE, via the coding sequence ATGGCTGAAAGCAAGAATTTTATTGAACAGATCATTGACGAAGAACTCAAAGAAGGCGGTAGAGTTTACGGTAAGAAGATCCACACAAGATTCCCGCCCGAACCTAACGGCTACCTTCACATCGGTCACGCAAAGGCCTTAGAGATCGACTTCGGCACAGCAGAGGCTTATAACGGTCTCTGCAACCTCAGAATGGACGACACGAACCCCACCAAAGAGGATGAGGAATACGTTGAAGCCATCAAGGAAGATATCCACTGGTTAGGACACGACTGGGATGACAGATTCTTCTACGCTTCCGAGTATTTCGAGAAGATGTACGGATTTGCGATCGAGCTCATCGAAAAAGGATTGGCTTACGTTTGCGAGCTTACACCCGACCAGATGAGAGACATGAGGGGCGACACTAAGACTCCTGCTGTCTCACCTTACAGAGACAGACCTATCGAAGAAAGCCTAGATCTCTTTAAGAGAATGAGAGCCGGCGAGTTTGAGGACGGTAAGATGACTCTCAGAGCCAAGATCGACCTCGCTTCCGGTAACTTCAATATGAGAGACCCTGTTATCTACAGGATCAATCACCTCCCCCACCACAGAACAGGCACTGAGTGGTGCATCTATCCTATGTATGACTTCGCTCATCCGATCGAAGACGCTTTGGAAGGTATCACACACTCACTCTGCTCTTTGGAGTTCGAAGCTCACAGACCTCTTTACAACTGGGTAGTAAACAACATCTCCGTTGAGTGCAAGCCCCGTCAGATCGAGTTCGCAAGACTCGGAATCACACACACAGTACTTTCCAAGAGAAAGCTCCGTGCCATGATCGAAGCAGGCATCGTATCAGGCTGGGATGACCCCAGAATGCCTACTCTTTGCGGCCTTCGCAGAAGAGGTTACACACCTGCTTCAATCCATAACTTTAGCGCACGTAACGGTGTTGCCAAGGTCAACTCCGTTGTTGACTTCGCTTTCCTCGAATACTGTCTCCGAGAAGATCTTAACGATCACGCTCAGAGAGCAATGGCAGTCTTAAAGCCTGTTAAGCTCATCATCGACAACTATCCTGAGGGACAGACAGAAGAATTCGACGTCGAGAATAATCCTAAGGATGAGAACGCCGGCACACGTAAGGTATCCTTCTCCAGAGAACTCTGGATCGAAGAAGAAGATTTCATGGAAGTTCCCGCTCCCAAGTATTTCAGACTCTTCCCCGGTAACGAAGTTCGCCTTAAGTCCGCTTATGTTGTTAAGTGCGTATCCTGTGATCATGACGCTGAAGGCAATGTAACTGCAGTTCACTGCACATACGACCCTGATTCCAGAGGCGGCAACACTTTAGACGGCAGAAAGATCAAGTCCACTATCCACTGGGTTGACGCAAAGACTGCTGTTGACGGCGAGATCAGACTCTACGACAGACTCTTTACAACAGAGCAGCCTGACCTTGCTGACTGCAACTATCTGGATTTCATCAATCCCGATTCATTGGAGATCATCAAGGGCGCAAAACTCGAGGCATTCCTCAAGGACACAAAGCCTGCTGACAGATTCCAGTTCTTAAGAACAGGTTACTTCTGCGCAGACTCCAAGGATTCAACACCTGATCACCTCGTATTCAACAGAGCTGTATCTTTGAAAGATAGCTACAAACCGGAATAA
- a CDS encoding 4Fe-4S binding protein, producing MNAIYLSGSGNTKHIVTLLLNELGSTGICAPIESEDAMKALEGDEIILAYPTMFSNIPYLVRDFINSHETIWKSKKIFLITTMGLFAGDGTGCAARLLKKYGAEITGGLQIVMPDSIGDCKALKKTKEQNKAIIEKANKRIIEAAKQMKAGNYPKEGLSFAAHLAGLFGQRLWFYNKTTGYTDKLKIDPDKCIGCGICAKNCPTQNIKIENGKAVASSKCTMCYRCIDHCPKQAMTLLGKTLHEQPTYERNSK from the coding sequence ATGAACGCCATATACCTGAGCGGTTCAGGCAATACAAAGCATATCGTAACGCTGCTCTTAAATGAGCTCGGAAGCACCGGGATATGCGCGCCTATTGAGTCAGAAGATGCAATGAAAGCATTAGAAGGCGATGAGATCATTCTTGCTTATCCTACGATGTTTTCGAATATTCCGTATCTTGTAAGAGACTTTATAAACAGCCACGAAACAATATGGAAGAGCAAGAAGATCTTTCTTATAACGACCATGGGATTGTTTGCAGGTGACGGTACAGGATGTGCTGCAAGGCTTCTTAAGAAGTATGGCGCAGAAATAACAGGCGGTCTTCAGATCGTTATGCCAGACTCTATCGGAGACTGCAAGGCTCTTAAGAAGACTAAAGAACAGAATAAGGCGATAATCGAGAAGGCCAACAAACGCATTATTGAAGCCGCAAAACAGATGAAGGCAGGTAACTATCCTAAAGAAGGTCTGTCGTTTGCAGCGCATCTGGCAGGCTTATTCGGTCAGAGACTCTGGTTCTACAATAAGACGACAGGCTATACCGATAAGCTTAAGATCGATCCTGATAAGTGCATCGGTTGTGGCATCTGTGCGAAGAATTGTCCGACACAAAACATCAAAATAGAGAACGGCAAGGCGGTCGCATCTTCTAAATGCACCATGTGCTACAGATGCATAGATCATTGCCCGAAGCAGGCGATGACGCTCTTGGGCAAGACATTGCACGAGCAGCCCACTTACGAGAGAAACAGCAAATAA
- a CDS encoding TetR family transcriptional regulator — translation MEVKKRKDRLREIHTASVMMAAERLFEEKGYEAASIDDIAFNTGISKSTLYVYFKSKQLIWDHIVCKYMEQLLEDAKKVAEGKGSFEKRYYKLCFDIADKFEAHPMFYRATLGSISMDMEQEIYKKIYDVGEQTNEAIADFIRSGIKEGVVRKDIDVYPAVIMMWSSISGIISMAMDKEEYLKVRFNMTKKDYLKKAFKMLLEGCL, via the coding sequence ATGGAAGTCAAAAAACGTAAAGACAGATTAAGAGAGATCCATACGGCTTCGGTCATGATGGCGGCAGAAAGGCTTTTCGAAGAAAAAGGGTACGAGGCTGCATCAATAGACGACATTGCTTTTAATACAGGGATCAGCAAGTCCACGCTCTATGTTTATTTCAAGAGCAAGCAGCTTATCTGGGATCACATTGTCTGCAAGTATATGGAACAGCTTTTGGAGGATGCGAAAAAGGTCGCTGAAGGCAAGGGAAGCTTTGAGAAAAGATACTATAAGCTCTGTTTTGACATTGCAGACAAATTTGAAGCGCACCCTATGTTTTACAGGGCAACGCTCGGCTCGATTTCGATGGATATGGAGCAGGAGATCTATAAGAAGATCTACGATGTAGGCGAACAGACGAACGAAGCGATTGCTGACTTCATCAGGAGCGGCATCAAGGAAGGCGTTGTCAGAAAGGACATCGACGTTTATCCGGCGGTCATCATGATGTGGTCATCGATATCAGGTATCATCTCTATGGCAATGGATAAGGAAGAATACTTGAAAGTAAGATTTAACATGACCAAAAAGGACTATCTGAAGAAAGCATTCAAGATGCTCTTGGAGGGCTGCTTATGA
- a CDS encoding cystathionine beta-lyase, whose translation MINFDEIVDRNTPEDLKHAKIDGIDDLIPMWVADMDFKSPDEVVEALVEQAKRGVYGYSEADESYDRALTGWYKRRYGWDVDPKTVLKMPGVVLGISDSINALTEKNDSILIFEPLYGPIGRAVKGSGRNLVVSDLVMKGSRYEIDFEDFERKVRENDVKMLIFCNPHNPAGRVWTREELLRVGDICLRNHMLIVCDEIHADFVYSGHKHIPIASLSEELKKITVTCTSATKSFNIAGIQAANIVIADDSMRRAVDKYAFSTGAFGLNIMGLVATRAAYTYGDKWMDELVSYLEGNIELAKSRLAGTKLKVTDIEGTYLIWIDASALGMDDPSKFFLDNAHIKFSEGTFFSKKATQFIRMNIACPRSVVNEALDRMLAIPEVR comes from the coding sequence ATGATTAACTTTGATGAGATAGTAGATAGAAATACACCTGAAGATCTTAAGCATGCAAAGATAGACGGTATCGATGATCTTATTCCGATGTGGGTCGCCGATATGGATTTTAAGAGCCCTGATGAAGTCGTTGAGGCTCTTGTAGAGCAGGCGAAAAGAGGTGTTTACGGATATTCTGAAGCGGATGAATCCTACGACCGTGCGCTTACCGGCTGGTATAAGAGAAGATACGGCTGGGACGTTGATCCCAAGACCGTTTTAAAGATGCCCGGCGTTGTTCTTGGTATCTCAGATTCGATCAATGCGCTCACCGAAAAGAACGACAGCATTCTCATTTTCGAACCGCTTTACGGTCCTATCGGCAGGGCAGTAAAGGGCAGCGGCAGAAACCTCGTTGTATCAGATCTTGTCATGAAGGGATCCCGTTACGAGATCGACTTTGAAGATTTCGAACGCAAGGTCCGCGAGAATGATGTGAAGATGCTTATCTTCTGCAATCCGCATAATCCTGCCGGCCGCGTATGGACAAGAGAAGAACTGTTAAGAGTGGGTGATATCTGTCTTAGAAATCACATGCTGATCGTCTGTGATGAGATCCACGCGGATTTTGTTTACAGCGGTCATAAGCATATCCCGATCGCTTCTTTGTCCGAAGAACTGAAGAAGATCACGGTAACATGTACGTCTGCTACCAAGTCTTTTAATATCGCAGGAATTCAGGCTGCAAATATCGTTATTGCAGATGACTCGATGCGAAGGGCAGTAGACAAGTATGCTTTTTCGACCGGTGCATTTGGCTTGAACATTATGGGCCTGGTTGCGACCAGAGCCGCATATACATACGGCGACAAGTGGATGGATGAGCTGGTATCTTATCTTGAAGGCAATATTGAACTGGCAAAGAGCCGTCTTGCAGGCACGAAACTTAAGGTTACCGATATCGAAGGAACATACCTCATTTGGATAGATGCATCAGCGTTGGGCATGGACGATCCTTCGAAGTTTTTCCTTGATAATGCGCATATTAAGTTCTCAGAGGGTACGTTCTTCTCGAAAAAGGCAACGCAGTTCATTCGTATGAATATCGCTTGCCCCAGAAGCGTTGTAAATGAAGCATTAGACCGAATGCTGGCAATCCCTGAAGTCAGATAA
- a CDS encoding amino acid ABC transporter ATP-binding protein (PAAT family) has protein sequence MTEVNDIVLEMKDIHKSFGKLEVLTGIDLEVKRGEVVAIIGPSGGGKSTLLRCATTLEKIDSGKIVIGGDVLCEDKDGHSVYCDKNLEKEIRSKFGLVFQNFNLFPHFTVRRNITEALIHVHKKSKTEADAICDGLLKKMDLETKAEEYPCNLSGGQQQRVSIARALATNPEIIFFDEPTSALDPELTKGVLTVIKELAKEKMTMVIVTHEMSFARDVADRIVFMDGGVIVEEGPAYDLVTNPQEERTKEFLAGY, from the coding sequence ATGACAGAAGTTAATGACATCGTTCTTGAGATGAAAGACATACATAAGTCCTTTGGCAAACTGGAGGTCTTAACAGGTATCGATCTGGAAGTTAAGCGCGGCGAAGTAGTTGCGATCATTGGTCCTTCCGGCGGCGGCAAATCAACTCTTTTAAGATGCGCCACCACTCTCGAAAAGATCGACTCCGGCAAGATCGTAATAGGCGGCGACGTCCTCTGTGAAGACAAAGACGGACATTCGGTATATTGCGATAAAAATCTCGAAAAAGAGATCAGATCCAAGTTCGGTCTTGTTTTCCAGAACTTCAATCTCTTCCCGCATTTCACGGTCAGAAGAAATATCACTGAAGCCTTGATCCATGTCCACAAAAAGAGCAAGACCGAAGCTGACGCCATCTGTGACGGCCTTCTTAAGAAGATGGATCTGGAAACTAAGGCTGAAGAATATCCCTGCAATCTTTCAGGCGGTCAGCAGCAGCGAGTCTCTATCGCGAGAGCCCTTGCCACCAACCCTGAGATCATTTTCTTTGACGAGCCCACATCCGCTCTGGATCCTGAGCTCACAAAGGGCGTTTTAACCGTAATCAAGGAACTCGCCAAAGAAAAGATGACGATGGTCATCGTTACTCATGAAATGAGCTTTGCAAGAGACGTTGCAGACAGGATCGTCTTCATGGACGGCGGCGTTATCGTTGAAGAAGGCCCCGCATATGATCTCGTCACAAATCCTCAAGAGGAAAGAACCAAAGAGTTCCTCGCGGGTTATTAA
- a CDS encoding polar amino acid transport system permease protein: MSLVWSTLTQLSQGLGYTLAIFGLTLIFSIPLGLLVCKGRMSKFVPVSTIFRLYISVLRGTPLMLQLLLVYFGPYYIFRVNLGNNYRFIATIIAFSLNYAAYFAEIFRGGIQSMSKGQYEAATVLGFSKTQTYFKIILPQVVKRVLPSVSNEIITLVKDTSLAQVLSVTEMFTKASAAASKQVSVMPFIVAGLFYYFMNLIIEVILNRVEKSMSYYS, from the coding sequence ATGAGTTTAGTCTGGTCAACATTAACGCAATTAAGTCAGGGTTTGGGTTATACACTGGCGATCTTTGGCTTGACATTGATCTTCTCTATTCCTTTGGGACTTCTCGTTTGTAAGGGAAGGATGTCAAAATTCGTGCCCGTATCAACGATCTTCAGGCTTTATATCTCTGTATTAAGAGGTACGCCGCTGATGCTCCAGCTCCTTCTGGTCTATTTCGGACCTTACTATATCTTTAGGGTCAACCTCGGCAACAACTACCGTTTTATAGCAACGATAATCGCGTTCTCATTGAATTATGCAGCTTATTTTGCCGAGATATTCAGAGGCGGAATCCAGTCAATGTCCAAGGGCCAGTATGAAGCTGCAACTGTCTTAGGCTTTTCGAAGACACAGACATATTTCAAGATCATCCTGCCCCAGGTAGTAAAGAGAGTCCTGCCTTCGGTATCAAACGAGATAATCACGCTCGTAAAAGATACATCCTTAGCACAGGTCCTCTCGGTAACGGAAATGTTCACCAAGGCTTCAGCAGCAGCTTCCAAGCAGGTTTCTGTAATGCCGTTCATCGTTGCAGGTTTGTTCTACTATTTCATGAACCTGATCATCGAAGTGATATTGAACCGCGTGGAGAAATCCATGTCTTACTATTCTTAA
- a CDS encoding peptidoglycan/LPS O-acetylase OafA/YrhL, giving the protein MGGENSDISKNGFKQISKYRGAIMGFAALSILFFHAWIPITLEPDESKIYLISFLEHYFKKIGFLGVDIFFLLSGIGLTFSIKKGSTLKFYYRRIRRIILPFFAVGIIRGIIQNWGIATIIGNLSGYNFYTKDVNSFLWFIPAIITLYLIFPLYYRIFCRFNNKVLFTIIVITIWLIVSLIVSDTMRKDLFGFTNRIPIFVIGILFGFIMQNKKEIVFNFKIYLLLAIVLLTGFYLAYLTTIQGMELIVPIGNCFLPNLLIATSLSFLLAKLFDVLERRLPKTGKIVNKTLGFFGMISLELYCVQSWFVDIIELLLNDGWSKHIINISLFLIVTATSWVAYVVFRSFWELVEIPFKHHKT; this is encoded by the coding sequence ATGGGCGGCGAAAACAGCGATATCAGCAAAAACGGATTTAAACAGATCTCTAAATATCGTGGCGCAATTATGGGATTCGCAGCTTTATCGATACTCTTTTTTCACGCTTGGATACCAATTACTCTTGAACCAGATGAAAGCAAAATCTATTTGATAAGTTTTCTCGAACACTACTTTAAGAAAATAGGATTCTTAGGCGTCGATATCTTTTTTCTTCTTTCCGGAATAGGATTAACCTTTTCAATAAAAAAAGGATCGACACTGAAATTCTACTATCGACGCATTCGACGTATAATACTTCCTTTTTTCGCAGTAGGAATTATCCGTGGCATTATTCAAAATTGGGGAATTGCCACAATTATCGGCAATTTGAGCGGTTATAACTTTTACACAAAGGATGTTAATTCGTTTCTATGGTTTATCCCTGCTATTATCACTCTTTATTTGATATTTCCCTTATACTATAGAATTTTTTGTCGTTTCAATAACAAGGTTTTGTTCACAATTATTGTCATAACAATCTGGCTCATAGTGTCTCTTATCGTAAGCGATACTATGCGTAAGGATCTGTTTGGCTTTACTAACAGGATACCTATATTTGTAATTGGAATCCTTTTTGGTTTTATTATGCAAAACAAAAAAGAAATCGTTTTCAACTTTAAGATTTATCTACTATTAGCCATTGTCCTCTTAACTGGTTTTTACCTCGCGTATCTGACTACTATTCAGGGAATGGAATTAATCGTTCCTATAGGAAACTGTTTTTTACCTAATCTTTTAATTGCAACAAGCTTGTCCTTCCTTTTAGCCAAACTGTTTGACGTGCTTGAGAGACGTCTGCCAAAAACAGGAAAAATAGTAAATAAAACACTTGGTTTCTTTGGAATGATATCGCTTGAATTATATTGTGTTCAGTCATGGTTTGTAGACATAATAGAACTTCTGCTGAATGATGGCTGGTCAAAACACATTATCAATATAAGTCTGTTTCTTATAGTAACAGCAACATCATGGGTAGCATATGTAGTTTTCAGATCGTTCTGGGAATTAGTCGAAATTCCATTCAAGCATCACAAAACCTAA
- a CDS encoding peptidoglycan/LPS O-acetylase OafA/YrhL, with protein MGGENSDISKNGFKQISRYRSVLMGLAAIWIFVFHAWIPVFNEPSGTTTSVFHNIEEFVRRTGFYGVDIFLLLSGIGLTFAIKKESLLKFYYRRIRRVYLPFLLAALIRWPFAHWSIWEFFKIITGISFYTEHIHVLCWFVPAIISLYLVFPLYYKFFSKAKKKFLFTAVSITIWLILSILLDGTMRYDLYGFTNRIPIFLIGIYFGDIIQRQKELEFTLKHYVIMLLTLVAGLFLAYLYVFMDFEIILSEELLVLPGILISISSSFLIAKVMNMLEISHSKIFKFISSVLGFWGAISLELYCACECLLVSFSADAIRFLAGIGFKQLPINIVLFAAITLAAWIASLLFKYFWKLVELSKSNRKVDNKVS; from the coding sequence ATGGGTGGCGAAAACAGCGATATCAGCAAAAACGGATTTAAACAGATCTCCAGATACCGCAGCGTGCTCATGGGCCTCGCGGCCATCTGGATATTTGTATTTCATGCCTGGATACCCGTATTTAATGAACCGTCCGGCACAACAACGTCAGTTTTTCACAACATAGAAGAATTTGTCCGGAGAACAGGGTTTTACGGAGTAGATATCTTCCTGCTGCTGTCAGGAATCGGATTAACTTTCGCCATAAAAAAGGAATCGCTATTAAAGTTCTATTACAGGAGAATCCGCAGGGTTTACTTGCCTTTTCTGCTTGCAGCACTGATAAGATGGCCATTTGCACATTGGAGCATATGGGAGTTCTTTAAAATTATCACAGGCATATCTTTCTATACCGAGCACATCCACGTTCTCTGTTGGTTTGTACCTGCAATAATCTCACTTTATCTGGTATTTCCGCTCTATTATAAATTCTTCTCAAAAGCAAAGAAGAAATTTCTCTTCACGGCTGTATCCATTACCATATGGCTGATCCTGTCCATCCTTTTAGACGGAACAATGAGATACGACCTTTACGGATTCACAAACAGGATCCCCATATTTCTTATCGGCATTTATTTCGGCGATATCATCCAAAGACAAAAAGAGCTTGAATTTACACTTAAACACTATGTAATAATGCTGTTAACTCTGGTTGCCGGACTGTTTCTGGCATATCTATACGTATTCATGGATTTCGAGATCATCCTTTCTGAAGAACTGCTCGTTTTGCCCGGAATCCTCATTTCGATAAGTTCCTCATTTTTAATAGCAAAAGTTATGAATATGCTTGAGATCTCGCATTCGAAGATATTCAAGTTCATTTCATCTGTTCTGGGATTCTGGGGCGCGATCTCTTTGGAGTTATATTGCGCATGTGAGTGCCTTCTTGTTTCCTTCAGTGCTGACGCTATCAGATTCTTAGCAGGCATTGGATTTAAGCAGCTGCCTATAAACATCGTATTATTCGCTGCCATTACACTTGCTGCATGGATAGCAAGTCTCCTTTTCAAGTATTTCTGGAAGTTGGTTGAACTTTCAAAAAGCAATAGAAAGGTTGATAATAAAGTCAGCTAA
- a CDS encoding acyltransferase-like protein: MDKKVLQATEDTSAVSRNGFLLVSKYRNAIMGIAALWVLFFHAWIPVMPASTPQHFNLFGFIESYTKAIGYCGVDIFLLVSGIGLTFAINKGSLLRFYYRRLRRLILPPLVVTLLLWNIFGWSTKEFLQSISGYNFFFKSTTCFLWFIPAIFTLYLLFPLYYKLFEKARNKVLFTGIVIAVWFLISFLLRGIMREDLFGYTNRIPVFITGVLFGYLTQSRKEIVFSIKTYICIIFTLAAGFCLAYLTSIQGYQFIIPYGNILANYFIAVSLPFVIAKLLDLAERHLSLFGKYLAVVIGFFGTFTLESYCVQEWFVRIINDMMDDGLSIHLINIGMFFVINATAWVASVLFKYFWELVELPFKKKKAKTKAN, translated from the coding sequence ATGGATAAAAAAGTATTACAAGCAACTGAAGATACCAGTGCCGTCAGCAGAAACGGTTTTCTACTGGTTTCAAAATACCGCAATGCAATAATGGGAATTGCGGCTTTGTGGGTACTCTTTTTTCATGCCTGGATACCTGTAATGCCAGCTTCAACTCCGCAGCACTTCAATCTTTTCGGGTTTATTGAGAGTTACACCAAAGCCATAGGTTATTGCGGTGTCGACATATTCCTGCTGGTGTCTGGTATTGGTCTTACCTTTGCGATAAATAAGGGTTCTCTCTTAAGATTCTATTACCGCAGATTAAGAAGATTGATCCTCCCGCCTCTGGTCGTAACGCTTTTGCTCTGGAACATTTTCGGATGGAGCACAAAGGAATTCCTCCAGAGCATCAGCGGATATAATTTCTTCTTCAAAAGCACTACCTGCTTTTTGTGGTTTATCCCCGCAATATTTACTTTGTATCTCCTCTTCCCGCTTTATTACAAGCTGTTCGAAAAGGCCCGCAACAAAGTGCTTTTCACAGGCATTGTGATCGCAGTTTGGTTCCTCATATCATTTCTCCTCCGCGGCATCATGCGCGAAGACCTCTTTGGATATACAAACAGGATTCCTGTATTTATCACCGGCGTATTGTTCGGATATCTAACACAAAGCCGCAAGGAGATCGTATTCTCGATAAAGACCTATATCTGCATCATCTTTACGCTGGCAGCAGGTTTTTGTCTCGCATATTTAACTTCAATTCAGGGATATCAGTTCATTATTCCTTACGGGAATATTCTTGCGAACTATTTTATCGCTGTAAGTCTCCCCTTCGTTATCGCCAAGCTGCTTGATCTGGCTGAACGTCATCTCTCTTTGTTCGGCAAGTACCTGGCTGTTGTAATCGGCTTTTTCGGAACCTTCACGCTCGAATCCTACTGCGTTCAGGAATGGTTCGTCAGGATCATCAACGATATGATGGATGACGGCCTTTCAATACATCTGATAAACATCGGAATGTTCTTTGTCATCAATGCAACCGCCTGGGTCGCAAGCGTCCTCTTCAAATACTTTTGGGAACTTGTTGAACTCCCTTTCAAAAAGAAAAAGGCAAAAACAAAAGCAAATTAA
- a CDS encoding polar amino acid transport system substrate-binding protein — protein sequence MVIKKIVASVMAVATMAVAFAGCGKKESNKFVVGFDQEFPPMGFVADDGSYAGFDLDLAKEAAKRMGKEFVAQPIAWDSKDQELATGNIDCIWNGFTMTDERMDKYAWTSAYMANAQVVVVKNDSGISSLADLAGKTVAVQKDSSGLEAVEDNAALKESFGKLVEMDSYLNAMMELEMGSVDAIVMDEIVARYEIQTSGKAFTVLDESVATEQYGVGFYKDNKDLRDKVQKVLEEMAADGTMAQISTKWFGKDITIIKK from the coding sequence ATGGTTATTAAGAAGATCGTAGCTTCTGTTATGGCAGTTGCTACTATGGCTGTGGCTTTTGCAGGCTGCGGCAAGAAAGAAAGCAACAAGTTCGTTGTTGGCTTTGACCAGGAATTCCCGCCCATGGGTTTCGTCGCTGATGACGGTTCTTATGCCGGATTTGACCTGGATCTTGCTAAGGAAGCTGCAAAGCGTATGGGCAAAGAGTTCGTTGCTCAGCCTATTGCTTGGGATTCAAAGGACCAGGAGCTTGCAACAGGCAACATCGACTGCATCTGGAACGGGTTTACGATGACAGATGAGAGAATGGACAAGTACGCATGGACATCAGCTTATATGGCTAATGCTCAGGTAGTTGTAGTTAAGAATGATTCGGGCATTTCTTCACTCGCTGATCTCGCAGGCAAGACAGTAGCCGTTCAGAAGGATTCTTCCGGACTTGAAGCTGTCGAAGATAATGCAGCTCTTAAGGAGTCTTTCGGCAAGCTCGTTGAGATGGATTCTTACCTCAACGCAATGATGGAGCTTGAGATGGGTTCTGTAGACGCAATCGTTATGGATGAGATCGTTGCACGCTATGAGATCCAGACATCCGGCAAGGCATTTACGGTTCTTGATGAATCTGTTGCTACCGAACAGTACGGCGTAGGTTTCTACAAGGACAACAAGGACCTTCGCGACAAAGTTCAGAAGGTTTTGGAGGAGATGGCTGCTGACGGTACAATGGCTCAGATCTCCACAAAGTGGTTCGGCAAGGACATTACGATCATCAAGAAGTAA
- a CDS encoding uracil phosphoribosyltransferase has product MQYKDFKNVQVMDHPLIKHKISLLRKIETGTYEFRHLVEEIATLEGYEALRDLPLKDVEVETPLEKTMAPMIDGKKLAIVPILRAGLGMVPGVQALTPLAKVGHIGLYRDPETHEPHDYYCKLPDPIDQRLIVVVDPMLATGGSAVDAINSIKAHGGKQIKFMCIIAAPVGIERLAKAHPDIDIYVGNVDRELNENAYILPGLGDAGDRIFGTK; this is encoded by the coding sequence ATGCAGTACAAAGATTTTAAAAACGTTCAGGTCATGGATCATCCTTTGATCAAGCACAAGATCTCTCTTTTGAGAAAGATCGAGACAGGTACTTATGAGTTCAGACATCTCGTAGAAGAGATCGCTACATTGGAAGGCTATGAAGCTTTGAGAGATCTTCCTTTGAAGGATGTCGAAGTTGAGACACCTCTCGAAAAGACAATGGCTCCCATGATCGACGGTAAGAAGCTTGCCATAGTTCCTATCCTTCGTGCAGGTCTCGGAATGGTTCCTGGCGTTCAGGCATTAACTCCTCTTGCAAAGGTCGGTCATATCGGCCTTTACAGAGATCCTGAGACACATGAACCTCACGATTACTATTGCAAGCTCCCTGATCCTATCGACCAGAGACTTATCGTTGTAGTTGATCCTATGCTCGCTACAGGCGGTTCCGCTGTTGATGCGATCAATTCCATCAAGGCTCACGGCGGCAAGCAGATCAAGTTCATGTGCATCATCGCTGCTCCCGTAGGAATCGAGAGACTTGCAAAGGCTCATCCTGACATCGATATCTATGTAGGTAACGTTGACAGAGAGCTCAACGAAAACGCGTACATTCTCCCCGGTTTGGGAGATGCGGGTGACCGTATTTTCGGCACCAAATAA